From the genome of Danio aesculapii chromosome 16, fDanAes4.1, whole genome shotgun sequence, one region includes:
- the gpn2 gene encoding GPN-loop GTPase 2, producing the protein MMSSDPPSLRFGQVVIGPPGSGKTTYCRGMQEFLSRLGRKVVIVNLDPANEGLPYPCAVDIAELVTLDDVMDGLKLGPNGGLIYSMEYLEANLDWLENKLKLHNDCYFLFDCPGQVELYTHHNSVKNIFAQLSKWNFRLTAVHLVDSHYCADPAKFISVLCTSLSTMLHVELPHVNVLSKMDLIEQYGKLAFNLDFYTEVLDLSYLVEHLSADPFFKKFHHLNVKLAEVIQDYSLVSFVPLNVQDKESMMQVLRTVDKANGYCFGDLEERNQQAMMSAAVGADFQFSTTLGVQEKYLDATKNHVEDEVMDL; encoded by the exons ATGATGTCATCAGATCCTCCATCTCTGCGCTTTGGGCAGGTTGTGATTGGTCCACCTGGTTCAGGTAAAACCACTTATTGTCGGGGCATGCAGGAGTTTCTGAGTCGCCTCGGGCGAAAGGTGGTCATTGTAAACCTGGATCCTGCCAACGAAGGCTTGCCTTATCCGTGTGCCGTGGACATAGCAGAGCTCGTGACTCTGGATGACGTGATGGACGGTCTAAAACTCGGCCCCAATGGTGGTCTCATCTACTCAATGGAATATTTAGAGGCAAATTTGGACTGGTTGGAGAACAAGCTGAAGCTGCACAACGACTGCTACTTTCTATTTGACTGCCCAGGACAGGTGGAACTTTACACTCATCACAATTCTGTGAAGAATATATTTGCACAGCTGTCCAAGTGGAATTTCAGG CTGACCGCAGTGCATCTGGTGGATTCACATTACTGTGCTGATCCGGCTAAGTTCATCTCCGTGCTGTGCACATCTCTGTCCACCATGCTGCATGTTGAATTGCCACATGTAAACGTGCTGTCAAAAATGGACCTCATTGAGCAGTATGGAAAACTTG CCTTCAATCTGGACTTCTACACTGAGGTCCTGGATCTGTCATATCTGGTGGAGCATCTTTCTGCAGACCCATTCTTCAAGAAGTTTCACCACCTCAATGTGAAGTTGGCTGAAGTGATCCAGGACTACAGCTTGGTGTCTTTTGTACCTCTGAATGTGCAG GACAAGGAAAGCATGATGCAAGTTCTGAGGACTGTGGACAAAGCCAATGGTTATTGCTTTGGAGATCTGGAGGAGAGGAACCAGCAGGCCATGATGTCTGCTGCTGTTGGAGCCGACTTTCAGTTCAGCAC AACTCTTGGTGTACAGGAGAAATATCTGGATGCTACTAAGAACCATGTGGAGGATGAAGTTATGGACTTGTAG
- the snip1 gene encoding smad nuclear-interacting protein 1, whose amino-acid sequence MDNRRRHRDSPVRDVKTKIKQERMSPARPPRARRHSSGSSRDSSSPAPRRRDSRSPVRRKDRSPARRDRSSGRQQERSPRPRRSRSPRRNTEARIKREQDDSRGSESHRHRERRDDSNDRRLKREAERPRQRDRGREQDRQRGRIRDAHIQEQQQAERERHNERRRENRLRQEAQSSGAEEMLEFGSENNDESAPAAEKEKPNFELSGALVEDTNTFRGEVIKYNEPPEARIPKRRWRLYPFKNDEPLPVMYIHRQSAYLLGRLRKIADIPIDHPSCSKQHAVFQYRLVEFTRADGTAGRRVKPYIIDLGSGNGTYLNNQRIEPQRYYELKEKDVLKFGFSSREYVLLHEFSDTTEVDAKKKEEEEEEDEGLDE is encoded by the exons ATGGATAACAGGAGACGACACAGAGACTCTCCTGTCCGGGATGTAAAGACGAAAATTAAGCAAGAAAGAATGAGTCCCGCGCGGCCTCCGCGAGCGCGCAGACACAGTTCAGGCTCCAGCCGAGACAGCAGCAGCCCTGCGCCGCGCCGACGAGACAGCAG ATCACCGGTAAGGAGAAAGGACAGATCGCCGGCGAGAAGAGACCGTTCGTCGGGGAGACAGCAGGAGAGGTCGCCTCGTCCCCGGAGGAGCAGAAGCCCGCGTCGCAACACTGAGGCCAGGATAAAACGA GAACAAGATGATTCCAGAGGATCTGAAAGTCATCGGCATCGTGAGAGAAGGGATGACTCAAACGACCGCAGGCTGAAAAGGGAGGCCGAGCGACCACGGCAAAGAGATCGAGGCCGAGAACAAGACAGACAAAGGGGAAGAATACGAGATGCCCATATTCAAGAGCAACAGCAGGCTGAGAGGGAACGACACAATGAGCGACGGAGGGAGAATCGTCTCAGACAGGAAGCTCAGAGCAGCGGTGCTGAGGAAATGCTTGAGTTTGGAAGCGAAAACAATGACGAATCAGCCCCTGCAGCCGAGAAGGAAAAGCCCAACTTTGAACTGTCAGGTGCTTTGGTGGAAGATACCAATACATTCAGGGGGGAGGTGATCAAGTATAACGAGCCTCCCGAGGCGCGGATCCCTAAAAGAAGATGGCGTTTGTATCCCTTTAAGAATGACGAACCACTCCCGGTCATGTACATCCACAGGCAGAGTGCGTATCTACTTGGAAGACTGAGGAAGATTGCAGACATTCCTATCGACCATCCGTCTTGTTCCAAACAACATGCTGTTTTTCAATACAG GTTAGTGGAGTTCACACGGGCGGATGGCACTGCAGGCAGGAGAGTGAAGCCGTACATCATCGATCTGGGTTCTGGTAACGGCACATACCTGAACAATCAACGAATCGAACCTCAGCGATACTACGAGCTGAAAGAGAAGGACGTGCTGAAGTTCGGCTTCAGCAGCAGAGAGTATGTGCTCCTTCACGAGTTCTCTGACACAACCGAGGTCGACGCGAAGAAgaaggaggaagaagaagaggaggatgaAGGCCTGGATGAGTAG
- the dnali1 gene encoding axonemal dynein light intermediate polypeptide 1, with protein sequence MIPSSDSLLKYESPVLVSKNTERKSPRSRPLKVSSHQMVESGPVPPPPKPKSPSAEANKQQTEEILNAILPPKEWMEDNQLWVQPVSSVPCTRVDVIHLQEQLDKKLQERQARETGICPVRRELYNQCFDELIRQVTINCAERGLLLLQVRDEIRMTIAAYQTLYESSVAFGMRKALQGEQGKSDFENKISELESEKRDLERLVNEQKAKCDAIERREAERRDIEEKKHAEEVQFLKRTNQQLKAQLESIITLKNKS encoded by the exons ATGATTCCTTCGTCTGACTCCTTGCTGAAGTATGAATCTCCGGTGTTAGTGAGCAAGAATACAGAGAGAAAGTCTCCGAGG AGTCGTCCTTTGAAAGTGAGCTCACACCAGATGGTAGAAAGCGGTCCTGTTCCACCGCCACCCAAACCTAAGAGTCCCTCCGCAGAGGCCAACAAACAGCAAACCGAAGAGATCCTGAATGCCATCCTGCCACctaa GGAATGGATGGAGGACAACCAGTTGTGGGTGCAGCCGGTGTCCAGCGTTCCATGCACACGAGTGGATGTTATTCACCTGCAAGAACAACTAGACAAAAAACTGCAGGAGAGGCAGGCCAGAGAGACAGGCATCTGTCCAGTGCGCAGAGAGCTCTACAATCAGTGCTTCG ATGAGCTCATCAGACAGGTGACCATCAACTGTGCTGAACGGGGCCTTCTGCTGCTGCAAGTGAGAGATGAGATTCGCATGACCATCGCTGCTTATCAGACGCTGTATGAGAGCAGTGTGGCTTTTGGCATGAGGAAAGCACTGCAGGGGGAGCAGGGGAAGTCGGACTTTGAGAACAAG ATTTCAGAGTTGGAGAGCGAGAAGCGAGACCTGGAGAGGCTGGTGAACGAGCAGAAGGCTAAATGTGACGCAATCGAGAGACGGGAAGCAGAGCGGAGAGACATTGAGGAAAAGAAGCATGCGGAAGAAGTCCAGTTCCTCAAACGAACCAATCAACAACtcaag gcGCAACTGGAGAGCATTATCACCCTGAAGAATAAATCCTAA